TCATCGGCAAGGGCATCATCATCCGGGGCAACCTGACGGGTGGTGGGGACCTGATCATCGAGGGACGGGTGGAGGGGCAGATCGCCCTGAAGAACCACCTGACCATCGAGGGCACGGGCAAGGTCCAGGCGGACATCCGCGCGGAGGAGCTGACCATCAACGGCGAGGCGAGCGGGAACATCGACGCCTCGGGCCGGGTGGCCATCAACGCCTCGGCGAAGGTGGCGGGGGACATCAAGGCCCCGCGCGTGGTCATCGAGGATGGAGCCGTGTTCAACGGCTCCATCGAGATGGACGTGAAGCTGCCGGACGACATCTAAACGGGCCTCCGGGTCCGCAGCACCCTCCGGGAGGGGTGGACAACACTCATGGCGAATACGGTCATTGGTTCGAGCATTGTCATCGATGGTGAGATCTCCGGCGACGAGGACCTGGTCATCCAGGGCACCGTGAAGGGGAAGATCTCCTTGAAGGAGAGCCTCTTCGTCGAGGGGAGCGGCGTGGTCGAGGCCGACATCGAGACGCAGAACGTGGAGATCGCTGGCCGGGTCACGGGCAACATCGCGGCCTCGGACAAGGTGGAGCTCAAGACGGATTGCCGCGTGGTGGGCGACATCAAGGCCCCGCGCATCCTCATCGCCGATGGTGCCTCCTTCAAGGGCAACGTCGACATGGACATCCCGAAGGAGCGTTGATCCTTGGCCACCGCGAAGGAACTGGCCCCAGGGGCCGTCAACAACACCGTGGTGGGTCAGTCCATCCTCATCAGCGGCAAGCTGACGGGTGACGAGGACCTGACCGTGCGCGGCCGCGTGGAGGGCGAGCTCACGCTGAGCCGCACCCTCATCGTGGAGCCCACGGGCGTGGTGAAGGCGAACGTGGCGGTGAAGAACGCCATCGTCAGCGGCGTGGTGGTGGGCAACATCAACGCCACCGAGAGCGTGGAGCTCACCCGCGAGGGCCGCATGGTGGGCGACATCCATGCCCCGCGCGTCATCATCGTGGATGGTGCGAGCTTCCGTGGCCGCGTGGACATGGGAGAGGTGGAGCCGGGCCGCATGCCGTCGGATCGCTCGGCGCTGCCGCGTCCGACGGGCACCCCCGTGCGTCCCGCGGTGCGTCCGGGAGCGGCTCCGGCCCGTCCGGCCCTGCCGGGTGCGCGGCCCACGCCGCCCGCCGCCGCCGCTCCGGCCCGTCCGGCCACCGCGGCTCCGGCTCGTCCGGCGCCTCCGCCCGCTCCGGGAGCGGCCCGCCCGGCACCCCCTGCGCCGCCCGCGGCCAGGACCGCCGAGCCTACCCGTCCCGAGCCTCCTCGGCCGCCGGCCGCCGCGCCGGTCCCGCCGACCGTGGCCGAGGCCGCCCGGAAGAAGGTCGTGGTGAAGAAGAAGGGTCGTTAAAGCGTTGTGGTGGCGCTCCTGCGCCACCGCACCGCCGTCCGCGGCGCTACGACGGGCCGATCCAGGGGTGCCGATGAACGCCATGAACGCCGAGAACAGAATCGACGAGGTGGACGCACAGCCGAGCACCCCGGCCGAGGAGTCGTCGCCCGGGGAGTCCGCTCCCGAGACGTCCGCCGTTTCCTCCGAGCAGGAGGGGACGGCGGAGGCCTCCGCGTCCGAGACCGCCCAGGCCACCACCCCCGAGCAGCAGGAGGGTGGGGCGCAGGGCATTGAGCAGCAAGGTGATGCGCAGCCAGAGAGCGCGCAGGCCGCGGTTCCTCCCGAGGGGATGGAAGCCGTGGCGCCGCGCCGCCGGGGGCATGTGGCCCCCGCGCACATTCCGCTGGAGCGGATCGACGAGGACACCACCTTCCAGATCCGCCCGGCGGGAGACCTGTCCGCGCTGGCCACGGATCTGGCGCGGCTGGGACAGCTCTTCCCGGTGGACGTGCGCTTCAAGCCGCCGGACCGCTTCCAGATCATCTCCGGCTTCCGCCGGGTGGCGGCGCTGCGGTTCCTCAAGAGGGACCGGGTGCTGGCCCGCCTGCACACGGACCTGTCGGACGAGGACGCGCTGCTGATGGCGCTTGCCTCGGCCATCCACGCCTCTCCGGTGGACGCGGAGGAGCTGGAGGCCCTGAAGGCCAGGCTCGAGGCGGAGGGGCGGCTGACGCCCATCGCCCGGGACATGCTGGACAAGGCGCTGGTGTCGCCCGACGAGTCGCTGGCCTCCGAGACGGTGGAGGAAGAGGAGGTCGACGCGGACGAGCTGGCCGCCGAGGCCACCCAGCGGCTGGTGGACATCAACCAGGACCTGGCCCTGCTGGCGGACGTGTTCGCCGACCTGGATGAGACGCGCAAGCAGGAGCTGATCACCCAGCTGCGCTACTCCGCAGACCTCGTGGCCTGGCTGGAGCGCTTGTGAAGGTGGACGCCCTCGCGCGTGACAGGACCCGCTTGTTGGAGGTGCTCACCGAGCGCTCCTTCGAGCGGCGCAAGGTGGTGCTGTCGTCGGGCAAGGAGTCGGACTTCTACATCGACTGCAAGCGCACGGCGCTGCTGGCCGAGGGGCATTTCCTGATCGGCCGGTTGATGCTGCAGGCCGTGCAGCGCGAGGCCCCCGAGGCGGTCGCGGTGGGGGGACTGACGCTGGGCGCGGATCCGCTCGCCTCGGCCGTCAGCCTGACGAGCTACCTGTCGGGCACGCCCCTGCATGCCTTCATCGTCCGCAAGGAGCCCAAGGGCCATGGCACCGGCCAGTGGATCGAGGGCATGAAGGCGCTCGCTCCCGGGTCGCCGGTGGCCATCCTGGAGGACGTGGTGACCACGGGTGCCTCCACGCTCAAGGCAATCGAGCGGGCTCAGCTGGAAGGGCTGCGGGTACTTGGGGCGTTCGCGTTGGTGGATAGACTGGAGGGCGGACGCGAGGCGGTCGAGGCCGCCGGACACCGGCTCTTCACCCTGTACACCCGCAAGGACTTCATTCCATGAAGATGCAGTTGCGGCTCGGGGCGCTGATGATGGCGCTCGCGGGCTGTGTCTCGACGCCTCCCACGCTGGGGGATCCGCCGCCTGGTTTCAAGGACGAGAACCGGGAGCTCAGCTACCAGTCGGTGCTGGAGAAGTACACGGATCGCGCCGAGCTCTACGCCGGCTTCGACACGGTGATGTTCGCCGCGGCCACGCTGCAGACGCAGGCCTTCCGCGAGGCCCGCGTGCGCCGCGAGGGTGCCTTCAAGGCCCTGACGCAGGAGCGCGTGCAGGAGATCCTCACGCAGGAGTTCGCGGAGGCGGCCAGGACGCACGAGTTCTTCCTGGGCGTCCACGTCTTCAACTACCGCTACGAGGACTTCGACCGGCCCTCGTCCATCTGGAACATGGTGATGGTGACGCCCGCGGGTGAGCTGAAGCCCGTGAGCGTGGAGCGGGTGGGGCGCGCGGACCTGGAGCTGCGCTCCTTCTACCCGTACATGGGCACCTTCTGGGTGGGCTACCGCGTGCGCTTCCCCGCCACCTACCCGGATGGCAGGCCCGTCATCACCGACGGCATGGGGCACGTGGTGCTGCGCATGGCCTCCTCGCTCGGCAAGGTGGAGATGCGGGTGCACGCGCGCTGACGTGCCCCCGGAGTCTCACGTCTGCTCGGGCCGCAGCACCGGCTTGTCCGGCGCGAGCGGCTGCCCGGCCCGCTGGAGCTGATCCATCAGCGCGGCCGGTGAGGCGTCGCAGGCGAAGGGCTGGGCGCGCGTCTCGGGGATGAAGCCCTCGTCCACCGCGCGCCGCATCATCGCCAGCAGCGGCCCGTAGAAGTCCGCCACGTTGAGCAGGCCGATGGGCTTGTGGTGGAGGCCGAGCTGGGCCCAGGTGGTGATCTCGAAGAGCTCCTCGAAGGTGCCCACGCCACCGGGCATGGCGATGAAGGCGTCCGAGAGCTCGGCCATCTTCGCCTTGCGCGTGTGCATGGAGTCCACCAGGTGCAGCTCGGTGAGTCCCTTGTGGGCGCGCTCCCGATCGCTCAGGAAGAAGTGGGGCAGCACGCCCACCACCTTGCCCCCCTGTGCGAGGGCCGCGTCCGCCATCGCGCCCATCAGCCCCACGCTGGTGCCGCCGTAGACGAGGGTGAGCCCCCGCCGGGCGATCTCCGTGCCCAGGGCTCGCGCCCCCTCGAGGTACTCCGGCCGGGCTCCCATCCTCGAGCCACAGAAGACACAGACCGACTTCGGTTCCATTTCGGGACGCTCCTCCAGGGGCTCACAGCTCGCGGCGGACCACGGTGTCGTGCTTCCAGTGGTGCTCGTCCGTGTTGGGGTAGTCCAGCGTGAAGTGCAGGCCGCGGCTCTCCTTGCGGCGGCTGGCGCAGTCCACGATGAGGCTGGCCACCTCGCAGATGTTGCGCAGCTCGATCACGTCGCGCGTCACCTTGAAGCGCCAGTAGTAGTCGCGGATCTCCTCGCGCAGCAGCTCCAGCCGGCGCCGCGCCCGCATCAGCCGCTTGTCCGTGCGGACGATGCCCACGTAGTTCCACATGAGGCGGCGGATCTCATCCCAGTTGTGGGTGACCACGACGCTCTCGTCCGAGGCCACCGCGCTGCCCTCGTCCCACTCGGGAGGCTCCTCCTTGAGCGGGGAGAGGGAGCGGAGCTCCTCGGCGCAGATGGCGGCGGCACGGTGGCCGAAGACGAGCCCCTCCAGCAGCGAGTTGGAGGCGAGCCGGTTGGCGCCATGCAGGCCGGTGTGGGCCACCTCGCCGATGGCGTAGAGGCCCGGCACGCTGGTGCGGCCGTACAGGTCCGTCACCACGCCGCCGCACATGTAGTGGGCCGCGGGCACCACGGGAATGGGCTGCACGGCCATGTCGATGTTGAAGGCCTTGCACGTGGTGTAGATGTTGGGGAAGCGCTCCATGATGAAGGCGCGCCCCAGGTGCGTCATGTCCAGGAAGACGCTGTCGTCACCGGTGCGCTTGAGCTCCGCGTCGATGGCGCGCGCCACCACGTCGCGCGGGGCCAGCTCGCCCATCCGGTGGTAGCGGTCCATGAACTGCTGGCCGTTGCGCAGCCGCAGCTTGCCGCCCTCGCCACGCAGCGCCTCGCTGATGAGGAAGCTCTTGGCCTCCGGGTGGTACAGGCAGGTGGGGTGGAACTGGTAGAACTCCATGTTCGCCACCTCGGCCCCCGCCCGGTACGCCATGGCCACCCCGTCGCCCGTGGCCACGTCCGGGTTGGAGGTGTAGAGGTACACCTTGCCCGCCCCTCCCGTGGCCAGCACCGTCACCTTCCCGAGGAAGCGCTCGATGCGGCCCTCCGCCGTGAGCGCGTACACGCCCAGGCACCGGCCGGGCACGCCCGGGCCCGCCTTCCGATCGAGGATCAGATCGATGGCCGAGGTGTTCTGGAAGAAGGTGATGTTGGGCTGCTCGTCACAGGCGTCCATCAGCGCCCGCTGCACCTCGCGCCCGGTGATGTCGCCCGAGTGGATGATGCGGCGCTGGGAGTGGCCGCCCTCGCGCGTCAGATCGAACTCGCCCGTGGCCCGCCGGTTGAAGTCCGCCCCCAGCTGCACCAGCTCCCGGATGCGCTCGGGACCCTCGCGCACCGTCACTTCCACCGCGTCCAGGTGGTTGATGCCGGCCCCCGCCTCCAGGGTGTCCTGGATGTGCTCCTCGAACGTGTCCGTGGGCGACAGCACGCTGGCGATGCCCCCCTGGGCATAGGCCGTGTTGCCCTCGTGCCTGTCCCGCTTGGTGAGGACCGCGACAGTGCCGTGCCGGGCCGCCTGGAGGGCCAGCGAGAGACCGGCCACACCACCGCCCAAAACCAGGAAGTCGAACCGATGGGGCATGTGTCAGACCCTTAATGGCTGTAAGTGCCGGAAACAAGGCGATTTCTTGAGGACTTTCGGCCGGGGATCTAAGGTTGGGGGGCCGATATGCGAGCCATTTCCTTCCTGCTGCTGCCCGCGCTGCTGCTTGCCCCCCTGGGAGCCCAGGCGGAGGGCATCTACAGGTATGTGGAGAAGGACGGGACCATCGTCTACACGAATGTCCCGCCCGGAGGCGCCAAGAAGGCGAGCAAGCTCAAGGGCACCTTCACCGAGGCGCCCGCGCCCACCGCCCCCGTGAAGGGCCGGTCGCGCACGCCGCAGGAGCTCGAGCCGCACATCGTCAAGGCCGCCGAGCGCTACCGCATCCCCACCGCGCTGGTGCGGGCCATCATGCACACGGAGAGCAACTTCAACTCCAATGCCCTGTCCCCCAAGGGCGCCAGCGGGTTGATGCAGCTCATGCCGGCGACGGCCTCGGACATGTACGTGAAGGACATCTTCGACACCCGGGACAACATCGAGGGGGGGGTGCGCTACCTGCGCGTGCTGGCCAACCTCTTCAACGGGGACATGGTGAAGATGGTGGCCGCGTACAACGCGGGCCCGGAAGCGGTGCGCAAGTACGGGGGCCAGGTGCCGCCGTACGCGGAGACGCAGGCCTACGTTCGCAAGGTGCTCCAGCTCTACTACCATTATAAAGAGCGCGAACGGCTCACGAAGGACGAGCCCCGCGAGACGGATTCCGATGGCGACGACGCGCGTGACGGGGCGGGGGCAGAAGAGCCCCGTTGACGAGGAGTTCCTCAAGCAGCTCTATCAGGGCGGGGAGTTGCTGGCGCAGGGCCGCGTGCCCGAGGCGCGCCAACTGCTCGAGCGGGCCCACCAGCTCCAACCCCGCAACGAGAAGGGCCGCAACCTGCTCGGGCTGGCCTACTTCAAGCTGGGCCTGTTCGACCGGGCGGCGGAGATCTACGAGGCGCTGGTGCGCGACAACCCGGTGGACGCCACGCTGCGCGTCAACCTGGGGCTGGTGTACCTGAAGACGAACGCCCTGCAGCGCGCGATGCGTGAGTTCGAGGCCGCGACGGATCTGCAGCCCGATCACCAGAAGGCCCACAACTACCTGGGGCTGGCCCTGGCACAGGCCGGGGAGTACGGCCGCGCCCGCGAGCACTTCGTCAAGGCGGGCAGCGAGGTGATGGCGGAGAAGATGGCCAAGGCCATCGCGGGGGAGAAGTTCGCCCGGCCCTCCAGGTCCATGCCCGTCCTTCCCCGGGAGCCCACGCCCGCCCCGCGTCCGATGGCTCCCGTGGAGGGCCAGTGGGGCACGCAGTTCGGTCTGGACGAGACGCCCCCCGCGCCCAGGCCCGCGCAGGAGGAGGAGCCGGAGGAGCTGCGGTTCGCCGAGGACGAAGGGCCCGGTGCCCTCTCCGGGAGCCCGGCGGACGCGGCCGGAGCGGAGGAGGAGCGGACCCCGGCGGACAACGTCGAGGCGGAGATGGGCGCGGCCCTCGCGGAGACGTCCCAGGCGGAGACGCCGGGCGAGCCGCTGCCGCAGTCGTTGGATGAGGCCGTTCCCGAGCTGCCCTCGAGGGTCGCGGCCTTCCGGCCGGGCGCGGACGTGCCGCTGCTGGCGGAGCTGGTGCCCGCGCTGGCGTTGGCGGGGGCGAGCCAGGCCCAGCCCTTCCGGGTGGGCAACGGCAGCTTCGCCGCGCGCGTGGAGGGCGAGCTGCTCACTCGGCTGGAGGGGCTGGTGGCCTATACCGGGCAGATCCACTTCCAGCCGGAGGTGAAGCGCTTCCGGGGCCGGCCCACGGACGAGCCCTTCGGCGATGGCGCGGGCCGCTTCGTGCGCGCCAGCGGCCAGGGCGTGCTCTTCCTCGAGCCGGCCGCGTCGCGCTCCTTCCTGGCGGTGGACCTGGGGGACGTGGGCGCCTACGTGCGCGAGGAGTGCGTCTTCGCCTTCGAGGAGGCGGTGGCCTTCGACAATGGCAAGGTGCCCTCGGAGGTGGCGCCGGACCTCGAGCTGGTGCACCTGCGCGGGCAGGGCAGGGTGGTGCTGAGCCTGGGCGGGACGCTGCGCTCGGTGCCCGTCGCCGAGGAGACGCCCGTGACGGTCCCCCTGTCCCACCTGGTGGGCTGGCAGGGCAAGGTGACGCCCCGCGTGGTGCCGCTGCCGGGGGAGGAGGCCGCTCCCCGTGTCGCCGTGGAACTGAGCGGTGAAGGATTTGCCCTCATTGTCCTGCCAGTCCGGTAGAAGGCCCCGACATGGATCGAGCTGAGCGTGCGTTGCGGAAGAAGCAGAAGAAGGAGGAGCGGGCGCGGCGACGGGCGGCGCGTCAGCCGAGCGTGCTCGTCCAGGAGTTCTGGAACCTCCCCAACATCCTGACGTTGGGCCGCATCTTCCTCATCCCCGTCTTCGTCTGGCTCACCTACGACGCGGATCCGCTCTCCTCGCTGCTGGCGGCCGCGGTGTTCGCCGTGGCCTCCATCACCGACGTGGTGGACGGCTACCTGGCGCGCCGCTGGAACCTCATCACCGTGGTGGGCAAGTTCATGGATCCGCTGGCCGACAAGCTCATCGCCATGGCGGCCCTGGTGATGATGGT
The sequence above is drawn from the Archangium gephyra genome and encodes:
- the pyrE gene encoding orotate phosphoribosyltransferase: MKVDALARDRTRLLEVLTERSFERRKVVLSSGKESDFYIDCKRTALLAEGHFLIGRLMLQAVQREAPEAVAVGGLTLGADPLASAVSLTSYLSGTPLHAFIVRKEPKGHGTGQWIEGMKALAPGSPVAILEDVVTTGASTLKAIERAQLEGLRVLGAFALVDRLEGGREAVEAAGHRLFTLYTRKDFIP
- a CDS encoding tetratricopeptide repeat protein, with the protein product MATTRVTGRGQKSPVDEEFLKQLYQGGELLAQGRVPEARQLLERAHQLQPRNEKGRNLLGLAYFKLGLFDRAAEIYEALVRDNPVDATLRVNLGLVYLKTNALQRAMREFEAATDLQPDHQKAHNYLGLALAQAGEYGRAREHFVKAGSEVMAEKMAKAIAGEKFARPSRSMPVLPREPTPAPRPMAPVEGQWGTQFGLDETPPAPRPAQEEEPEELRFAEDEGPGALSGSPADAAGAEEERTPADNVEAEMGAALAETSQAETPGEPLPQSLDEAVPELPSRVAAFRPGADVPLLAELVPALALAGASQAQPFRVGNGSFAARVEGELLTRLEGLVAYTGQIHFQPEVKRFRGRPTDEPFGDGAGRFVRASGQGVLFLEPAASRSFLAVDLGDVGAYVREECVFAFEEAVAFDNGKVPSEVAPDLELVHLRGQGRVVLSLGGTLRSVPVAEETPVTVPLSHLVGWQGKVTPRVVPLPGEEAAPRVAVELSGEGFALIVLPVR
- a CDS encoding lytic transglycosylase domain-containing protein, with the translated sequence MRAISFLLLPALLLAPLGAQAEGIYRYVEKDGTIVYTNVPPGGAKKASKLKGTFTEAPAPTAPVKGRSRTPQELEPHIVKAAERYRIPTALVRAIMHTESNFNSNALSPKGASGLMQLMPATASDMYVKDIFDTRDNIEGGVRYLRVLANLFNGDMVKMVAAYNAGPEAVRKYGGQVPPYAETQAYVRKVLQLYYHYKERERLTKDEPRETDSDGDDARDGAGAEEPR
- a CDS encoding bactofilin family protein, with translation MATAKELAPGAVNNTVVGQSILISGKLTGDEDLTVRGRVEGELTLSRTLIVEPTGVVKANVAVKNAIVSGVVVGNINATESVELTREGRMVGDIHAPRVIIVDGASFRGRVDMGEVEPGRMPSDRSALPRPTGTPVRPAVRPGAAPARPALPGARPTPPAAAAPARPATAAPARPAPPPAPGAARPAPPAPPAARTAEPTRPEPPRPPAAAPVPPTVAEAARKKVVVKKKGR
- a CDS encoding TIGR00730 family Rossman fold protein, producing the protein MEPKSVCVFCGSRMGARPEYLEGARALGTEIARRGLTLVYGGTSVGLMGAMADAALAQGGKVVGVLPHFFLSDRERAHKGLTELHLVDSMHTRKAKMAELSDAFIAMPGGVGTFEELFEITTWAQLGLHHKPIGLLNVADFYGPLLAMMRRAVDEGFIPETRAQPFACDASPAALMDQLQRAGQPLAPDKPVLRPEQT
- the bacN gene encoding bactofilin BacN codes for the protein MAQGEQTGIIGKGIIIRGNLTGGGDLIIEGRVEGQIALKNHLTIEGTGKVQADIRAEELTINGEASGNIDASGRVAINASAKVAGDIKAPRVVIEDGAVFNGSIEMDVKLPDDI
- the nadB gene encoding L-aspartate oxidase, whose product is MPHRFDFLVLGGGVAGLSLALQAARHGTVAVLTKRDRHEGNTAYAQGGIASVLSPTDTFEEHIQDTLEAGAGINHLDAVEVTVREGPERIRELVQLGADFNRRATGEFDLTREGGHSQRRIIHSGDITGREVQRALMDACDEQPNITFFQNTSAIDLILDRKAGPGVPGRCLGVYALTAEGRIERFLGKVTVLATGGAGKVYLYTSNPDVATGDGVAMAYRAGAEVANMEFYQFHPTCLYHPEAKSFLISEALRGEGGKLRLRNGQQFMDRYHRMGELAPRDVVARAIDAELKRTGDDSVFLDMTHLGRAFIMERFPNIYTTCKAFNIDMAVQPIPVVPAAHYMCGGVVTDLYGRTSVPGLYAIGEVAHTGLHGANRLASNSLLEGLVFGHRAAAICAEELRSLSPLKEEPPEWDEGSAVASDESVVVTHNWDEIRRLMWNYVGIVRTDKRLMRARRRLELLREEIRDYYWRFKVTRDVIELRNICEVASLIVDCASRRKESRGLHFTLDYPNTDEHHWKHDTVVRREL
- a CDS encoding ParB/RepB/Spo0J family partition protein, translating into MNAMNAENRIDEVDAQPSTPAEESSPGESAPETSAVSSEQEGTAEASASETAQATTPEQQEGGAQGIEQQGDAQPESAQAAVPPEGMEAVAPRRRGHVAPAHIPLERIDEDTTFQIRPAGDLSALATDLARLGQLFPVDVRFKPPDRFQIISGFRRVAALRFLKRDRVLARLHTDLSDEDALLMALASAIHASPVDAEELEALKARLEAEGRLTPIARDMLDKALVSPDESLASETVEEEEVDADELAAEATQRLVDINQDLALLADVFADLDETRKQELITQLRYSADLVAWLERL
- a CDS encoding bactofilin family protein → MANTVIGSSIVIDGEISGDEDLVIQGTVKGKISLKESLFVEGSGVVEADIETQNVEIAGRVTGNIAASDKVELKTDCRVVGDIKAPRILIADGASFKGNVDMDIPKER